In Rhodothermus profundi, the genomic stretch CACAATAGCCATGTGCGTTTTACGACGCTGGAAATCTCGCAGCAGGTCGTCAAGTCGCTTACTGAGGGGCACAAACATCGCAGGACGAGCTATTTGTCGCCAGTTTAATGGCCGGTCCAGTTTAGCCCGTCCCAGGTACGGCAACAGATCTTTGGCATAGACGATTCCCTGAATATTGTCCAGATGCTCGGCATACAGGGGCAGGCGAGAATGGCCACTGGTACGAATGCATTCAAGCACTTCTCCGAAGGTGGCCGTCTCCGGGATCGCAACAATGTCGAGCCGGCTCACCATGATTTCGCGAACAGTCGTCTCCCCGAACTCCAGGATTGCTGCCAGCAGCTCCCGCTCGTCTTCGCCCAGCACACTACCATCGCGCACCACCTCCAGGGCTTTCAGCTCTTCTGCGGAAAGCGGACGCTCCGACACCCGCAACCGTCGCTGCAAGAAAGCCGTCAGCCGGACCAGTACTTCGGTCACCGGATACAACACGCGTTGCAGCACCCACACAGGCACAGCTATCCACCGCGCGAAGGATTCGGCAAACCGGCCGGCCAGCAAACGCGGCGTAATCTCACCTACCACCAGGAGCACAAGGGCCACCACCAGCAACTCCACCAGCAGCGCCAGTCCGGGAGACCATTGCGCTTTCCACGCCAGATGCGCTGCCAAAAGCACTGCCATCAGCGCTGCCCCTATGTTGGCGAGCGTGTTGAGCAGTTGGAGCGTAATCACCAGATGGCGCGGACGAGCCAGTAGCTCCTGCAGACGACGCGCAGTCGGATCTGCCGCTTCACCGGTCGGAAGCTGGCCCATTCGTAACGACATCAGGGCGGCCTCCGAACCTGACAGCAACGCAGAAACCAGCAGCAACAGCACAAAGAGCACACCCGCCGTGATAAGCGCTGCC encodes the following:
- a CDS encoding hemolysin family protein; amino-acid sequence: MEADAPPSRVVFYGLALPFVLDAEPAALITAGVLFVLLLLVSALLSGSEAALMSLRMGQLPTGEAADPTARRLQELLARPRHLVITLQLLNTLANIGAALMAVLLAAHLAWKAQWSPGLALLVELLVVALVLLVVGEITPRLLAGRFAESFARWIAVPVWVLQRVLYPVTEVLVRLTAFLQRRLRVSERPLSAEELKALEVVRDGSVLGEDERELLAAILEFGETTVREIMVSRLDIVAIPETATFGEVLECIRTSGHSRLPLYAEHLDNIQGIVYAKDLLPYLGRAKLDRPLNWRQIARPAMFVPLSKRLDDLLRDFQRRKTHMAIVVDEYGGTAGLVTLEDVLEEIVGDIRDEHDESEPVLYEQIDAHTYRVDARMNLDDLAELLGVDLNTEAFDFETLGGLIFHLLGVIPEPGDAVQYGPLHLRVETVDNHRIGQVLVRVEPTPVTVRKNGNGQGK